Proteins encoded in a region of the Quercus lobata isolate SW786 chromosome 8, ValleyOak3.0 Primary Assembly, whole genome shotgun sequence genome:
- the LOC115958026 gene encoding indole-3-acetic acid-amido synthetase GH3.6, translating to MPEAPKISLKPTDYNLVEKNKKTLQFIEDVTANADEVQERVLGEILTSNANVEYLMKHGLKGHNDRETFKKVIPVSTYEDIQQEINRIANGDTSKILCSKPISEFLTSSGTSGGERKLMPTIEEELERRSLLYSLLMPVMSQFVPGLDKGKGMYFLFIKSEAKTPGGLLARPVLTSYYKSSHFKERPYDPYTNYTSPNETILCPDSYQSMYSQLLCGLYQNKEVLRVGAVFASGFIRAIRFLEKHWTLLCNDIRSGTMNPQITDPCVREAVMKILKPDPMLADFIEAECCKCSWQGIITRLWPNTKYVDVIVTGTMSQYIPILDHYSNNLPLVCTMYASSECYFGVNLNPLCKPSEVSYTLIPTMCYFEFLPVHRNNGVTNSPNVPKSLTEKEQQELVDLVDVKLGHEYELVVTTYSGLYRYRVGDVLRVAGFKNKAPQFNFICRKNVVLSIDSDKTDEVELQNAVKNAVNHLMPFDATISEYTSYADTKSIPGHYVLFWELSLNGSTPIPPSVFEDCCLTIEESLNSVYRQGRVSDKSIGPLEIKIVEPGTFDKLMDYAISLGASINQYKTPRCVKFAPIVELMNSRVVSSYFSPKCPKWVPGHKKWNNGD from the exons ATGCCTGAGGCTCCAAAGATCTCATTGAAACCCACAGACTACAATCTtgtagagaaaaacaagaagacaCTTCAGTTCATTGAAGATGTCACTGCTAACGCTGATGAAGTTCAAGAACGTGTTCTTGGTGAAATACTCACAAGCAATGCTAATGTGGAGTACTTGATGAAACATGGTCTCAAAGGTCACAATGACCGTGAGACCTTCAAGAAAGTCATTCCTGTCAGCACCTACGAGGATATCCAACAGGAAATCAATCGTATAGCCAATGGTGACACTTCCAAAATCCTCTGCTCAAAGCCCATTTCTGAGTTCTTGACAAG CTCGGGGACATCAGgtggagagagaaaattgatgCCCACAATAGAAGAAGAGCTAGAGAGGAGGTCACTGCTCTATAGCCTCTTGATGCCTGTGATGAGCCAATTTGTTCCTGGCCTAGACAAAGGCAAAGGAATGTACTTTTTGTTCATAAAATCTGAGGCTAAGACACCTGGAGGCCTTTTGGCTCGCCctgttctcactagctattaCAAAAGTTCCCACTTCAAAGAAAGGCCCTATGACCCTTACACAAACTACACTAGCCCAAATGAAACCATCCTTTGCCCTGACTCTTACCAAAGCATGTACTCACAACTTCTTTGTGGCCTTTACCAGAACAAAGAAGTCTTAAGGGTTGGCGCAGTTTTTGCCTCTGGCTTCATTCGCGCAATCCGGTTCCTTGAAAAGCATTGGACCCTTCTTTGCAATGATATTCGAAGTGGAACTATGAACCCCCAAATTACTGACCCTTGTGTTAGAGAGGCTGTCATGAAGATCCTCAAACCTGATCCTATGTTGGCAGATTTCATTGAAGCCGAGTGTTGCAAATGTTCTTGGCAAGGAATTATAACTAGGTTGTGGCCCAACACTAAGTATGTGGATGTTATTGTGACTGGGACCATGTCACAGTACATTCCAATTCTTGATCACTATAGCAATAACCTCCCACTTGTGTGTACCATGTATGCTTCCTCTGAATGCTACTTTGGTGTAAACCTTAATCCTCTTTGCAAGCCTAGTGAAGTTTCCTACACCCTCATTCCCACCATGTGCTATTTTGAATTCCTTCCTGTCCACAGAAACAATGGGGTCACCAACTCTCCCAACGTGCCCAAATCTCTTACTGAAAAAGAACAGCAAGAATTGGTGGATCTAGTTGATGTCAAGCTTGGCCACGAATATGAGCTTGTTGTTACAACTTATtctg GACTATATCGCTATAGAGTTGGTGATGTGCTCCGAGTGGCTGGATTCAAAAACAAGGCACCTCAGTTCAACTTCATATGCAGGAAAAATGTGGTCCTCAGCATTGATAGTGACAAGACTGATGAAGTTGAGCTTCAAAATGCGGTGAAAAACGCTGTGAACCATTTAATGCCGTTTGATGCAACTATTTCTGAATACACTAGCTATGCTGACACCAAGAGCATCCCAGGCCACTATGTGCTTTTTTGGGAGCTTAGCCTTAATGGGTCAACCCCAATTCCACCATCAGTGTTTGAAGATTGTTGCTTGACCATTGAAGAGTCCCTCAACAGTGTTTACCGCCAAGGCCGTGTTTCTGACAAGTCAATTGGGCCCCTTGAGATCAAGATTGTTGAGCCCGGAACCTTTGATAAGCTCATGGACTATGCGATTAGCTTAGGGGCTTCTATTAATCAATATAAGACCCCTAGGTGTGTTAAATTTGCACCCATTGTTGAGCTCATGAACTCGAGGGTCGTTTCAAGCTACTTTAGTCCCAAATGTCCCAAATGGGTCCCAGGACACAAAAAATGGAATAATGGAGATTAA